One Candidatus Eremiobacterota bacterium genomic window carries:
- a CDS encoding GNAT family N-acetyltransferase, whose product MENTIMIATAGEGAALPDGLVEKYFQGRATLSSDILDGTAMERDFQEGYSRGAFSVLVALEKSAPLGFCAVREERGVRQVAHVYLDEAAREGDAGRDLLLKVKDDFLGAGDLMCLTGIIIPYLCGIDGHDLISWGYQAYERCTMERDLMEVPEERDLPSGMEIVPLKEGYFWRCAEALYRAGKDSIDNVIRPGVFATPWACFSFLNHIKRNMFGAFDCAMSFVAREKEKVAGAIFGTLRPHGDGFMPALFVDPRYQGKGVGSALTVALLRKFKEMGLPRISLCVTASNMNAIGLYRRLGFEVTARFFEIQLMKAREPQ is encoded by the coding sequence ATGGAAAATACCATAATGATTGCCACGGCAGGTGAAGGCGCAGCCCTTCCCGACGGCCTCGTTGAAAAGTACTTCCAGGGACGGGCAACCCTCTCCTCAGATATCCTCGACGGGACCGCCATGGAGAGGGATTTCCAGGAGGGGTACTCCCGGGGAGCCTTTTCGGTCCTCGTGGCCCTCGAAAAGAGCGCTCCCCTGGGATTCTGCGCAGTAAGGGAAGAAAGGGGTGTAAGGCAGGTCGCCCATGTATACCTCGACGAGGCGGCAAGAGAAGGAGATGCAGGGAGGGATCTCCTCCTGAAAGTGAAGGATGATTTCCTTGGGGCAGGGGACCTCATGTGCCTTACCGGCATCATTATCCCCTATCTGTGCGGCATTGACGGCCATGACCTCATCTCGTGGGGCTACCAGGCCTACGAGCGCTGCACCATGGAGAGGGACCTCATGGAAGTGCCCGAAGAGCGGGACCTGCCTTCAGGGATGGAAATCGTGCCCCTCAAGGAGGGCTACTTCTGGCGGTGCGCCGAGGCCCTCTACCGCGCGGGGAAAGACAGCATCGACAACGTGATCCGCCCCGGTGTCTTTGCCACGCCGTGGGCCTGCTTCTCCTTCCTGAACCATATAAAAAGAAACATGTTCGGAGCTTTTGACTGCGCCATGAGCTTCGTGGCAAGGGAAAAGGAGAAAGTGGCGGGGGCCATCTTCGGCACCCTCCGCCCCCACGGCGACGGCTTCATGCCGGCCCTCTTCGTGGACCCCCGGTACCAGGGAAAGGGAGTGGGCTCGGCCCTCACGGTGGCGCTCCTCAGGAAGTTCAAGGAAATGGGCCTCCCAAGGATCTCCCTCTGCGTCACGGCCTCAAACATGAACGCCATAGGGCTTTACCGGAGGCTGGGCTTCGAGGTGACGGCAAGGTTTTTCGAGATCCAGCTCATGAAGGCCCGGGAGCCCCAATAA
- the argS gene encoding arginine--tRNA ligase, with product MTIYAVDRAKLEASQALTEALKTQVAPGEIRYAPPEVPGDLAFPCFALAKTLKKNPALIASDLMAALFLKPGGLIAKAEAHGGYLNFFLDGKAFIGAVIGDFQDMGPAYGTHDRGKGRKVIIDFSSPNIAKPFSVGHLRTTNIGDALVRIMKAMGYETIGDNHIGDWGTQFGKLIYAYHKWGDREAIEKNPIRELLSLYVRFHEEAGILDDEHPQGEPGGESGKPNLLEDEARALFKKLEEGDREITMLWEWIREVSLSDFQKVYGMLGITFDEVLGESFYNDKMGEVKELARQKGILEEDAAGTLLVRLDSYGISTPLLIQKKDGTSLYATRDLACAIYRIRRWNPEKILYVVGEEQQLYFRQVFKVIELLGFTTPCEHVYFGLVVLPGSEKISTRKGNVVFLEEVLEEACRRAAEVIEDRPMAPEKKEAIVKAVGVGAVKYHDLSQNRKKNVTFDWDKMLSLDGNSSPYLQYSYARARSILRKASSHPSRFHEGEAVTPEERDLIHKLARFPEAVSDAAAQCFPHLVATYLFELAQLFSAFYNNVAVLTASSEPLRENRLMLVDFYSQVMKAGLGLLGIEVLEEM from the coding sequence ATGACCATCTACGCTGTTGACAGAGCAAAACTCGAGGCCTCGCAGGCCCTCACGGAGGCCCTGAAGACTCAGGTGGCCCCCGGGGAGATTCGTTATGCCCCCCCCGAGGTTCCCGGCGACCTTGCCTTTCCCTGTTTTGCCCTTGCAAAAACCCTTAAGAAGAATCCCGCCCTTATTGCCTCCGATTTAATGGCAGCGCTTTTTCTGAAGCCCGGAGGCCTCATCGCCAAGGCCGAGGCCCATGGCGGTTACCTCAATTTTTTCCTCGACGGGAAGGCATTCATTGGAGCCGTGATTGGAGATTTTCAGGATATGGGCCCTGCGTACGGTACCCATGACAGGGGAAAGGGCCGGAAAGTGATTATCGACTTTTCCTCGCCCAACATTGCCAAGCCTTTTTCCGTGGGGCACCTGCGCACTACCAACATAGGAGATGCTCTCGTGAGGATCATGAAGGCGATGGGGTATGAGACTATCGGCGACAACCATATCGGAGACTGGGGCACCCAGTTCGGGAAGCTCATTTATGCTTACCACAAGTGGGGCGACAGGGAGGCAATCGAAAAGAATCCCATAAGGGAGCTTCTCTCGCTCTATGTTCGCTTTCACGAGGAGGCGGGTATTCTCGATGACGAACACCCCCAGGGGGAGCCGGGAGGAGAGAGTGGGAAGCCGAATCTTCTTGAAGACGAGGCGCGGGCCCTTTTCAAGAAGCTCGAAGAGGGCGATCGCGAGATCACCATGCTCTGGGAATGGATCCGGGAGGTGAGCCTCTCGGATTTTCAGAAGGTATACGGAATGCTGGGCATCACCTTTGACGAGGTGCTTGGCGAGAGCTTTTACAATGACAAGATGGGGGAAGTAAAGGAGCTCGCAAGGCAGAAGGGGATCCTGGAGGAGGATGCTGCCGGCACCCTTCTGGTGAGGCTCGATAGCTACGGCATTTCAACACCTCTCCTTATTCAGAAGAAAGACGGCACGAGCCTCTACGCCACAAGGGACCTTGCCTGCGCCATCTACCGGATCAGGCGGTGGAATCCCGAGAAAATCCTCTACGTGGTCGGCGAGGAGCAGCAGCTCTATTTCAGGCAGGTCTTCAAAGTGATTGAGCTGCTGGGCTTCACGACGCCCTGCGAGCATGTGTACTTCGGTCTCGTCGTGCTTCCAGGGAGCGAAAAGATCTCGACACGGAAAGGCAACGTGGTCTTCCTTGAGGAGGTGCTGGAGGAGGCCTGCCGCCGGGCCGCGGAAGTCATAGAGGACCGCCCTATGGCCCCTGAAAAAAAGGAGGCCATCGTAAAGGCCGTGGGAGTGGGCGCCGTCAAATATCACGATCTCTCGCAGAACAGGAAGAAGAACGTCACCTTTGACTGGGACAAGATGCTCTCCCTCGACGGGAACAGCAGCCCTTACCTCCAGTACAGCTATGCCCGCGCGAGGAGCATCCTGAGAAAGGCATCATCTCACCCGTCGCGCTTTCATGAAGGCGAGGCGGTCACTCCCGAGGAGCGGGACCTGATCCACAAGCTTGCCCGCTTCCCCGAGGCGGTAAGCGACGCCGCGGCACAGTGCTTCCCCCACTTGGTGGCCACGTACCTCTTTGAGCTGGCACAGCTTTTCTCTGCCTTCTACAACAATGTGGCGGTCCTCACGGCATCCAGTGAGCCATTGAGGGAGAACAGGCTCATGCTGGTGGACTTTTACTCCCAGGTGATGAAGGCAGGTCTGGGGCTTCTTGGGATCGAGGTCCTGGAAGAGATGTAG
- a CDS encoding zinc ribbon domain-containing protein — protein MPIYCYKCESCGTCVEEIHRADEHIEKECSDCGGKMEKIISPVAVIFKGSGFHVNDYKREHITKEKPAPKEGEGKAETGSADSPAQEPSSKEKPSETPSEKPSPKEKAPPAEKNKGASEKKRE, from the coding sequence ATGCCCATATACTGCTATAAATGCGAATCCTGCGGGACCTGCGTCGAGGAGATCCACCGCGCCGACGAGCATATCGAGAAGGAATGCTCCGACTGCGGCGGGAAAATGGAGAAGATCATAAGCCCCGTGGCGGTGATTTTCAAAGGAAGCGGCTTCCATGTAAACGATTACAAGAGGGAGCATATCACCAAGGAAAAGCCTGCACCCAAGGAAGGCGAAGGAAAAGCTGAAACAGGATCGGCTGATTCACCGGCTCAGGAGCCCTCCTCAAAGGAGAAACCTTCAGAAACACCTTCAGAAAAGCCTTCCCCCAAAGAAAAAGCGCCACCGGCAGAGAAAAACAAAGGCGCTTCCGAAAAGAAGAGAGAATAG
- the groES gene encoding co-chaperone GroES has translation MNVRPLGDRVIIKPTPQDEMTKGGIILPDTAKEKPQQGEVVAAGSGKILENGTKVPMEVKAGDKVLYGKYSGTEIKIEGEEYLIVKESEILGIIS, from the coding sequence ATGAATGTCAGGCCTCTTGGCGACAGAGTAATCATCAAACCCACGCCGCAGGACGAGATGACAAAGGGAGGCATCATACTCCCTGACACCGCAAAGGAAAAACCGCAGCAGGGCGAGGTAGTCGCCGCAGGCTCAGGGAAAATCCTTGAGAACGGCACCAAGGTGCCCATGGAAGTGAAAGCCGGTGACAAGGTGCTCTACGGAAAGTATTCCGGCACGGAGATCAAGATCGAAGGCGAAGAGTACCTCATAGTGAAAGAGAGCGAGATCCTGGGAATCATTTCCTAG
- the groL gene encoding chaperonin GroEL (60 kDa chaperone family; promotes refolding of misfolded polypeptides especially under stressful conditions; forms two stacked rings of heptamers to form a barrel-shaped 14mer; ends can be capped by GroES; misfolded proteins enter the barrel where they are refolded when GroES binds): MAAKMLLYDEEARKALELGANQLANAVKVTLGPRGRNVVLDKKFGSPTITNDGVTIAKEIEVEDPFQNMGAQLLREVASKTNDIAGDGTTTATVLAQAMIKEGMKNVTGGANPLFIKKGIEKAVEKAVAEIKKLAKQVEKKSVIAEVAAIAANNDSEIGDIIADAMEKVGKDGVITVEESKTITTTLEHVEGMQFDKGYISPYFVTDSEKMTCELKDPYLLISEKKISAIADLLPILEKVVQVQKPLVIISEDVEGEALATLVVNRLRGTFQTVAVKAPGFGDRRKEMLKDIAILTGGQVISEELGIKLDKITMDMLGRANVVKVTKDETTIIEGKGSDKDIKGRIEQIRRQIEETDSDYDREKLQERLAKLVGGVAVIKVGAATETELKEKKHRMEDALSATRAAVEEGIVAGGGVTFINILPHLDNVKAHGDELIGVNIVKKALEEPLKQIANNAGKEGSVIVEKVKTLEKNHGYDALKDEYTDMFKAGVVDPVKVTRSALQNAASIAAMILTTETLVAEKPEKKEGRGGPPMPPGGGMDMY, translated from the coding sequence ATGGCTGCTAAGATGCTCTTATATGACGAGGAAGCCAGAAAAGCCCTGGAACTGGGTGCAAACCAGCTTGCAAACGCGGTGAAGGTGACCCTTGGCCCCCGCGGGCGCAATGTGGTCCTTGACAAGAAATTCGGCTCACCGACCATTACCAATGACGGCGTCACCATCGCCAAGGAGATAGAGGTTGAGGATCCCTTCCAGAACATGGGAGCCCAGCTCCTCAGGGAAGTGGCCTCAAAGACCAACGACATCGCCGGCGACGGCACCACGACAGCAACTGTGCTTGCCCAGGCAATGATCAAGGAGGGCATGAAAAACGTCACAGGCGGCGCCAATCCTCTCTTCATCAAGAAGGGCATAGAGAAGGCCGTTGAAAAGGCCGTGGCGGAAATCAAGAAGCTCGCGAAGCAGGTGGAAAAGAAATCAGTCATCGCTGAAGTGGCCGCCATCGCTGCCAACAACGATTCCGAGATCGGCGACATCATCGCCGATGCCATGGAAAAGGTAGGCAAAGACGGCGTCATCACCGTCGAGGAGTCCAAGACCATCACCACCACCCTTGAGCACGTGGAAGGCATGCAGTTCGACAAGGGCTACATCTCGCCCTATTTTGTCACTGACTCTGAGAAAATGACATGCGAGCTGAAGGATCCCTACCTTCTCATCAGCGAGAAGAAGATATCGGCTATTGCCGACCTCCTTCCCATCCTGGAGAAAGTAGTGCAGGTACAGAAGCCCCTCGTAATCATCTCCGAGGATGTAGAGGGAGAAGCCCTCGCGACCCTCGTGGTGAACAGGCTCCGCGGCACCTTCCAGACCGTGGCGGTGAAAGCCCCCGGATTCGGCGACAGGAGAAAGGAGATGCTCAAGGACATCGCCATTCTCACGGGCGGCCAGGTCATCTCCGAAGAGCTGGGCATCAAGCTTGACAAGATAACGATGGATATGCTCGGCCGCGCCAACGTGGTGAAGGTCACCAAAGATGAGACCACCATCATTGAGGGCAAGGGGAGCGACAAGGACATCAAGGGGCGCATTGAGCAGATCAGGCGCCAGATAGAAGAGACCGACTCAGACTACGACAGGGAGAAGCTCCAGGAGCGCCTCGCCAAGCTCGTGGGCGGCGTTGCCGTCATCAAGGTGGGAGCTGCCACCGAGACAGAGCTCAAGGAGAAAAAGCACCGCATGGAGGATGCCCTCTCAGCCACAAGGGCTGCCGTTGAGGAAGGAATCGTGGCAGGCGGCGGCGTCACCTTCATCAATATTCTTCCACACCTTGACAATGTAAAGGCCCATGGCGACGAGCTCATCGGCGTCAACATCGTGAAGAAAGCCCTCGAGGAGCCTCTCAAGCAGATTGCCAACAACGCAGGCAAGGAAGGCTCCGTCATCGTGGAGAAAGTGAAGACCCTTGAGAAGAACCACGGCTACGATGCTCTCAAGGATGAGTACACCGATATGTTCAAGGCCGGAGTCGTCGATCCCGTGAAGGTCACGCGCTCGGCCCTCCAGAATGCTGCCAGTATCGCCGCAATGATTCTTACCACCGAAACTCTCGTGGCCGAGAAGCCCGAAAAGAAGGAAGGACGCGGCGGCCCGCCCATGCCTCCCGGCGGCGGCATGGACATGTATTAA
- a CDS encoding zinc ribbon domain-containing protein, whose translation MSQLENISPESVFTFTRSAYLNEFITEAKNIYEDDFDPDFYIDEYREKLDRLKELTEKLKEFFYTLRKTEDDVPAIKEQSTLIEEQFSRITDGFRMLEEYLDYREKEKILEGLVMVKNSYEAVFSAVDRIKEEEEKLEKYSKSPYVHELIRVARGVIDKGFPKEALKEKLQWMIGYCEGIEKDFRIYRNARCETDAIKGRIPEIEGALGKYREGLHLMEQFLDDDDQSRLEKGMALVREGSDTLISCHEFIQNELKGSSLKFCVKCGAENEVAAKFCKSCSAILPEASSPEGDSSAGAGFGGPSGAGGERVYTSNLVRLMDAVSDYTGGRSSKEDLLEVIEWMEEKVREALSAMQAVTHPEQFGSDEERGAYQEVQTLFEEGTVELDAALAEMKAFFHDGDEQHLQGGLEMAIEASQKLIVVQERTQYPPQQ comes from the coding sequence ATGAGCCAGCTTGAGAACATCAGTCCAGAGAGCGTGTTCACCTTTACCCGCTCTGCCTACCTCAACGAGTTTATCACCGAGGCGAAAAACATCTATGAAGATGATTTCGACCCTGATTTCTATATTGATGAATACCGGGAGAAGCTGGACAGGCTCAAGGAGCTCACCGAAAAGCTCAAGGAGTTCTTCTATACCCTGAGAAAGACCGAAGATGACGTGCCTGCCATCAAGGAGCAGTCAACACTTATTGAGGAGCAGTTCTCCCGCATCACTGACGGCTTCAGAATGCTGGAAGAATACCTGGATTACCGGGAAAAGGAAAAGATCCTCGAGGGTCTCGTCATGGTGAAGAATTCCTATGAAGCCGTCTTCAGTGCCGTTGACCGCATCAAGGAGGAAGAGGAGAAGCTCGAGAAATATTCAAAATCCCCTTATGTACATGAGCTCATCCGCGTGGCCAGGGGAGTAATTGACAAGGGGTTCCCGAAGGAAGCGCTCAAGGAGAAGCTTCAATGGATGATTGGCTACTGCGAGGGCATAGAGAAGGATTTCAGAATCTACCGGAATGCGCGGTGTGAGACTGATGCCATCAAGGGAAGGATCCCCGAGATAGAGGGCGCCCTTGGAAAATACCGTGAGGGTCTTCATCTCATGGAGCAGTTCCTTGACGATGATGATCAATCCCGGCTTGAAAAGGGCATGGCGCTTGTCAGGGAAGGAAGCGATACCCTCATTTCCTGCCATGAGTTTATCCAGAACGAGCTGAAAGGCTCTTCCTTGAAGTTCTGCGTCAAATGCGGCGCTGAAAACGAGGTTGCCGCCAAGTTTTGCAAGTCCTGCTCGGCAATACTCCCCGAGGCCTCAAGCCCTGAGGGCGACTCATCGGCGGGTGCCGGTTTCGGAGGGCCTTCAGGTGCCGGCGGCGAGCGCGTTTACACCTCCAACCTGGTGAGGCTTATGGATGCCGTCAGCGATTACACTGGCGGGCGATCCTCCAAGGAGGACCTTCTTGAAGTCATCGAGTGGATGGAGGAAAAGGTGCGGGAAGCACTCTCGGCGATGCAGGCAGTGACTCACCCTGAGCAGTTCGGGAGCGACGAAGAGCGCGGGGCCTATCAGGAAGTCCAGACTCTCTTTGAGGAGGGCACCGTGGAACTGGACGCCGCCCTTGCAGAGATGAAGGCTTTTTTCCATGACGGCGATGAGCAGCATCTCCAGGGAGGTCTTGAAATGGCCATTGAGGCGAGCCAGAAGCTCATCGTGGTTCAGGAAAGGACTCAATATCCTCCTCAGCAGTGA
- the guaA gene encoding glutamine-hydrolyzing GMP synthase: MPMEGLSTPCVAIVDFGGQYAHLIARRVRGLGLFSRIVQPSQWSDLVRARSTGRGEELVALILSGGPRSVLEPGAPRLEGDVRESPVPVLGICYGHQYLAHALGGTLSGGHAREYGLAMIECLGTSSLFAGLPARQRVWVSHGDTVVSMPEGYRVTASTEEVPVAAFESPEGKWFGLQFHPEVSHTAHGRAMLDNFFKSAKAPRSWHPGDRVAALEARIKEETGGRTAVILVSGGVDSLVASALCIRALPGKQIQCIHVDTGLMRAGESDEVITCLEAEGLPGVRRINARERFLKALAGIIDPERKRAVIGRLFVEEISDILAGQGQDRVLVQGTIYPDTIESGGTAHAAKIKTHHNRVPEIEALIASGRVVEPLRDLYKDEIRDVGRALGLPEALILRHPFPGPGLAVRLLCSDGREPPRYLDEEGQVKAMAASIGCDGTVLPLYSVGVQGDERTYRHPAVIWSADGSVPPWEALLSCAARMVNSMKSISRVVFAPLPYRHAAFCLSPTTIDEEHLERLRAVDARCNDALRGEGELWQMPVVGLPLYDEMGRQVFVMRPVCSQDAMTCDVFRMNPLGLLSLVDDLEAIEGFGALLYDVTTKPPGTIEWE, translated from the coding sequence ATGCCAATGGAAGGCTTATCGACACCTTGTGTTGCCATTGTCGATTTTGGCGGCCAGTATGCCCATCTCATCGCAAGGAGGGTAAGGGGGCTTGGCCTTTTCTCCCGGATTGTGCAGCCCTCCCAGTGGAGTGACCTTGTCCGTGCCCGGTCAACAGGGAGGGGCGAGGAACTTGTGGCCTTAATCCTCTCGGGGGGGCCCCGGTCGGTTCTTGAGCCCGGTGCTCCCCGGCTTGAAGGCGACGTGAGGGAATCGCCAGTCCCCGTCCTCGGCATCTGCTATGGCCATCAATATCTTGCCCATGCCCTGGGAGGCACCCTGTCAGGCGGCCATGCCCGCGAGTACGGCCTGGCAATGATTGAATGCCTCGGCACCTCCTCTCTGTTTGCCGGTCTCCCGGCGCGGCAGCGTGTGTGGGTAAGCCATGGTGACACCGTGGTCTCCATGCCCGAGGGTTACAGGGTGACTGCAAGCACCGAAGAGGTTCCCGTGGCAGCCTTTGAATCCCCTGAGGGAAAGTGGTTCGGCCTGCAGTTTCATCCCGAGGTTTCCCACACCGCCCATGGTCGTGCCATGCTTGACAATTTTTTCAAGTCCGCGAAGGCGCCGCGGTCATGGCACCCCGGCGACCGGGTGGCAGCCCTGGAAGCCAGGATCAAAGAGGAAACAGGCGGAAGAACGGCCGTCATACTGGTCTCAGGCGGTGTGGACTCGCTGGTGGCGTCAGCGCTCTGTATCCGTGCCCTTCCTGGAAAGCAGATACAGTGTATTCATGTCGATACGGGTCTCATGCGCGCCGGTGAATCAGATGAGGTGATTACCTGTCTTGAGGCAGAGGGTCTTCCCGGTGTACGGCGCATCAATGCCCGTGAGCGTTTCCTGAAAGCCCTCGCAGGCATCATTGACCCGGAGAGGAAGCGGGCAGTGATAGGCAGGCTCTTCGTGGAAGAGATCAGTGACATTCTTGCGGGGCAGGGTCAGGACAGGGTGCTTGTGCAGGGCACCATTTACCCTGATACCATTGAGAGCGGCGGCACGGCCCATGCGGCAAAAATAAAGACCCACCACAACCGTGTCCCCGAGATAGAGGCTCTTATCGCCTCGGGGAGAGTGGTGGAGCCGCTGCGGGACCTCTACAAGGATGAGATAAGAGACGTGGGAAGAGCCCTGGGCCTCCCTGAAGCCCTCATCTTGCGCCACCCCTTCCCTGGGCCGGGGCTCGCCGTGAGGCTTCTCTGCTCTGACGGGCGAGAGCCCCCCCGCTATCTTGATGAAGAAGGCCAGGTGAAAGCAATGGCCGCTTCCATCGGATGTGACGGCACGGTGCTTCCCCTTTATTCCGTGGGCGTCCAGGGAGATGAGCGCACCTACCGTCACCCTGCCGTCATCTGGAGTGCTGACGGGTCGGTGCCCCCATGGGAAGCCCTGCTTTCATGCGCCGCCCGCATGGTGAACTCCATGAAAAGCATAAGCCGCGTCGTTTTTGCTCCTCTCCCCTACCGGCACGCAGCATTTTGCCTCAGCCCCACCACTATTGACGAAGAGCATCTCGAAAGGCTCAGGGCCGTTGATGCACGCTGCAATGACGCCCTGCGGGGCGAAGGGGAGTTGTGGCAGATGCCTGTGGTGGGCCTCCCTCTTTATGATGAGATGGGGCGCCAGGTCTTTGTCATGCGGCCCGTGTGCTCCCAGGATGCCATGACATGCGATGTCTTCAGAATGAATCCCCTGGGGCTTCTTTCACTTGTCGATGACCTGGAGGCCATTGAGGGCTTCGGCGCCCTCCTTTATGACGTGACGACCAAGCCGCCGGGCACCATCGAATGGGAATGA
- a CDS encoding IMP dehydrogenase, giving the protein MARQILSEPSRTLMEYRLLPRYTSPDSVMEKVSLRTPLVRIPDSDTFLFLNVPVTVAAMQAVSSPRMGIEAAKCGAVAFLCCSQHLEGQADMVAQVKRHKAGFVVPRTVHPQMTIAELHGMRKETGFSTFPVVDEKHRLAGMIGTNDYDAKRQASLSVRERMIPLERLEYGVGISDLHKANNLLVESHQGALPIVDSDMTLRYLVFRKDIQDHLDNPLQVVDGDKRLLAGAAVNTHDYEKRVPALVEAGVDVLLIDSSDGHSCFQERALRWIHGSYPQLPVMGGNVVTGDGFEFLVHAGASAVKVGMGSGTICITQEQKGTGRGLASALIDVVKARDRYHEVTGIYIPVIADGGIINARDIVMALALGADSVMMGRYFARMDEAPSEKVTVNNRVMKPYWGEGSARARQWKEVRYHQFAFPEGVEGFVEYAGRLRDTLGETMSKVKAAMATCGVSTLAELHREALVEPVSAMAMREGNVHNITMLSAENTFTATT; this is encoded by the coding sequence ATGGCACGACAGATTCTCTCTGAACCTTCACGGACTCTCATGGAATACCGCCTGCTTCCGCGCTACACCTCGCCTGACTCAGTGATGGAGAAAGTGTCGCTTCGCACGCCCCTTGTGCGAATTCCCGACAGCGACACCTTTCTTTTCCTCAATGTTCCCGTGACAGTGGCGGCCATGCAGGCAGTCTCAAGCCCCCGGATGGGCATAGAAGCAGCAAAGTGCGGTGCTGTTGCATTTCTGTGCTGCTCCCAGCATCTTGAGGGCCAGGCCGATATGGTGGCGCAGGTCAAAAGGCACAAAGCGGGCTTTGTCGTTCCCAGGACGGTGCACCCCCAGATGACCATCGCGGAGCTCCATGGCATGAGGAAGGAAACAGGTTTTTCCACCTTTCCCGTCGTTGATGAGAAGCACCGCCTCGCGGGCATGATCGGCACCAATGATTATGATGCAAAGCGCCAGGCGTCACTCTCGGTGAGGGAGAGAATGATACCTCTGGAGAGGCTGGAATATGGAGTGGGCATCAGCGATCTCCACAAGGCCAACAATCTCCTGGTGGAGAGCCATCAGGGAGCCCTCCCCATAGTGGACAGTGACATGACCCTCCGGTACCTGGTCTTCAGGAAGGACATCCAGGATCATCTCGATAATCCCCTCCAGGTCGTCGATGGCGACAAGCGCCTTCTTGCCGGTGCCGCCGTGAATACTCATGATTACGAGAAAAGGGTGCCGGCACTCGTGGAGGCCGGTGTCGACGTGCTCCTCATCGATTCCTCCGACGGGCACTCATGCTTTCAGGAACGGGCCCTGCGCTGGATACATGGCAGCTATCCCCAGTTACCGGTCATGGGGGGAAATGTGGTGACGGGCGACGGGTTTGAATTCCTGGTCCACGCCGGAGCGAGTGCCGTGAAGGTAGGGATGGGAAGCGGCACAATCTGCATCACCCAGGAGCAGAAGGGCACCGGCCGCGGGCTTGCCTCGGCACTGATAGACGTGGTGAAAGCCCGTGACCGCTATCACGAAGTCACGGGGATTTACATACCTGTCATTGCCGACGGGGGCATCATCAACGCCCGTGATATCGTGATGGCCCTCGCCCTCGGCGCCGACAGCGTCATGATGGGGCGGTATTTTGCCCGCATGGATGAAGCGCCCAGCGAAAAGGTGACGGTGAATAACCGGGTCATGAAGCCCTACTGGGGAGAGGGCTCGGCGAGGGCCCGCCAGTGGAAAGAGGTGCGCTACCACCAGTTTGCCTTCCCCGAAGGGGTTGAAGGCTTTGTGGAATATGCCGGGCGGCTCAGGGATACCCTTGGGGAGACCATGAGCAAGGTGAAGGCCGCCATGGCCACCTGCGGCGTCTCCACGCTTGCCGAGCTTCACCGCGAGGCCCTGGTGGAACCTGTATCGGCAATGGCCATGCGCGAGGGAAATGTCCATAATATCACCATGCTGTCGGCGGAAAACACCTTTACGGCCACCACATGA